From Halalkalicoccus sp. CG83, one genomic window encodes:
- a CDS encoding class I SAM-dependent methyltransferase — protein sequence MNDLLRSVVTDWLRRAYNATIRNHLPRKIGYYNGVAVRAPRLFDFTDHIPDYKAEQMDCIAAAVEAGDTVVNVGGGYGVSTVVAARRVGPSGRVATFEPAEEVLGPLRETAEINDVADRVELRHAAVGSPSHPKGSIEGAETLPPSALPECDVLILDCDGAEAEIVPRLEIRPRDLVIESHPRYGVDTGALLSVLSSMEYEFPDRYFDGTGGTHHFLATRTPEKYSEECTAGRDRPSG from the coding sequence ATGAACGACCTCCTCCGATCCGTGGTGACGGACTGGCTACGACGGGCGTACAACGCGACGATCAGGAACCACCTCCCGCGGAAGATCGGCTACTACAACGGCGTCGCGGTCCGGGCCCCGCGGCTGTTCGACTTCACCGATCACATCCCGGACTACAAGGCCGAACAGATGGACTGCATCGCCGCCGCGGTCGAGGCCGGGGACACGGTCGTCAACGTCGGCGGCGGTTACGGCGTCTCGACGGTCGTCGCGGCCCGTCGCGTCGGCCCGTCCGGCCGGGTGGCGACCTTCGAGCCCGCGGAGGAGGTGCTCGGTCCGCTCCGCGAGACGGCCGAGATCAACGACGTCGCCGATCGCGTCGAACTGCGGCACGCCGCGGTCGGGTCCCCCTCGCACCCCAAGGGGTCGATCGAGGGGGCCGAGACCCTCCCGCCGTCGGCGCTTCCCGAGTGTGACGTCCTGATCCTGGACTGTGACGGTGCCGAGGCGGAGATCGTGCCCCGCCTCGAGATCCGACCGCGTGACCTCGTGATCGAGTCCCACCCCCGCTACGGCGTCGATACCGGAGCACTGCTGTCGGTTCTCTCGTCCATGGAATACGAGTTTCCGGATCGCTACTTCGACGGAACCGGGGGGACTCACCACTTTCTCGCCACGAGAACCCCGGAGAAGTACTCCGAGGAGTGCACCGCCGGCCGCGACCGCCCGTCCGGCTGA
- a CDS encoding DUF7522 family protein, protein MGENVIDPELEEELLSVCRTAVGDELRSITYFDEEHVEQLYLRSDLDRTADLVGFADHERMGFRSQSAYRNTQLGEYEATIRMFEHGFLTRVIEGEHGVWVTTDSLSIDRFEELSTALKSVLAEA, encoded by the coding sequence ATGGGCGAGAACGTCATCGACCCGGAGCTCGAAGAGGAACTGTTGAGCGTCTGTCGGACCGCCGTCGGCGATGAACTCCGGAGCATCACCTACTTCGACGAGGAACACGTCGAACAGCTCTACCTCCGGTCGGATCTCGACCGCACGGCCGACCTCGTCGGGTTCGCCGATCACGAACGGATGGGCTTTCGCTCCCAGTCGGCCTACCGGAACACCCAGTTAGGGGAGTACGAGGCGACGATCCGCATGTTCGAACACGGCTTTCTCACCCGGGTCATCGAGGGCGAGCACGGCGTCTGGGTGACGACCGACTCGCTCTCGATCGACCGCTTCGAGGAGCTCTCGACCGCGCTCAAGTCCGTCCTGGCCGAGGCCTGA
- a CDS encoding universal stress protein: MGVDTLLLAVGEEDATRIDPIADTVIDVAVPTGATVVIAHVLTEETYRRALDEAGEETTTVLEERFRDRLPDRPGFEGDVPAWLERRSWTGEEVRPEAVEAVLDRKDLIRELAVAFDEADVEYEIRGSVGDPAERIVAMADELDADFVVVGGRDRSATSRKLFGSVSQTILRSVRCPVISIRQDVSE; the protein is encoded by the coding sequence ATGGGAGTGGATACACTTCTACTGGCCGTCGGAGAGGAGGACGCCACGCGAATCGATCCGATCGCTGATACGGTGATCGACGTCGCAGTTCCGACCGGGGCGACCGTCGTGATCGCACACGTCCTCACCGAGGAGACGTACCGGCGCGCGCTCGACGAGGCGGGCGAGGAGACGACGACCGTTCTGGAGGAGCGCTTTAGGGACCGACTCCCCGACCGGCCCGGGTTCGAGGGCGACGTCCCGGCGTGGCTCGAACGGCGCTCCTGGACGGGCGAAGAGGTCAGACCGGAGGCGGTCGAGGCCGTTCTCGATCGAAAGGACCTGATCCGGGAGCTGGCGGTGGCGTTCGACGAGGCGGACGTCGAGTACGAGATCCGTGGCTCCGTCGGCGATCCCGCGGAACGGATCGTCGCCATGGCCGACGAACTCGACGCGGACTTCGTCGTCGTGGGCGGTCGGGACCGGTCGGCGACCAGCAGGAAACTGTTCGGGAGCGTCTCCCAGACGATCCTCAGGTCGGTGCGCTGTCCCGTGATCTCGATCCGGCAGGACGTCAGCGAGTAG
- a CDS encoding RNB domain-containing ribonuclease, whose protein sequence is MTDAQSEAGTVEGQGPVEISEELARHLENKREELFEKFEIPDEFPPEVIEEAEARTEEVQSEIESEVDERRDLRDLTTWTTDPIDAQDFDDAISIEERDEEFVLWVHIADVTHYVTPETSMWSSAVERANTVYLPAYTVHMLPPTLAETVCSLVPEEDRLAHTVEMHLDKETLSYETIEIYKSVIESNERLTYAQAEKRLEDPDAPLHEECVLVHDLADQMHEQRKEDGSLVLNPRRDRAHTIIEECMLKANKAVTHELMWGRGVEAMYRVHPQPSPDEWDKALQEIQELDGVSIPGEAWDDPRKAVNATLESAPERQLGKIQWAVMKVMPRARYMNDPFGGHHALNFEIYGHFTSPIRRLSDLINHWIVYTNDVPEDLVALCDRASDRQKAGEQCEREYKQFLEEVGLDPNAVNNRGLEIVEGTETETTEAEME, encoded by the coding sequence ATGACCGACGCCCAGTCCGAGGCCGGTACCGTCGAGGGCCAGGGCCCGGTCGAGATCAGCGAGGAGCTCGCGCGCCACCTCGAGAACAAGCGCGAGGAACTGTTCGAGAAGTTCGAGATACCCGACGAGTTCCCCCCCGAGGTGATCGAGGAGGCGGAAGCCCGCACCGAGGAGGTCCAGAGCGAGATCGAGAGCGAGGTCGACGAACGCCGCGACCTCCGCGATCTGACGACGTGGACGACCGACCCGATCGACGCCCAGGACTTCGACGACGCCATCTCGATCGAGGAGCGCGACGAGGAGTTCGTCCTCTGGGTCCACATCGCGGACGTGACCCACTACGTCACCCCGGAGACGTCGATGTGGTCCTCGGCGGTCGAGCGGGCCAACACCGTCTATCTCCCGGCGTACACGGTACACATGCTGCCGCCCACCCTCGCGGAGACGGTCTGCTCGTTGGTTCCCGAGGAGGACCGACTCGCGCATACGGTGGAGATGCACCTCGACAAGGAGACCCTCTCCTACGAGACGATCGAGATCTACAAGTCGGTGATCGAGTCGAACGAGCGACTGACCTACGCGCAGGCCGAGAAGCGCCTCGAGGATCCCGACGCGCCGCTGCACGAGGAGTGCGTGCTGGTCCACGACCTGGCCGATCAGATGCACGAGCAGCGAAAGGAGGACGGCTCGCTCGTGCTCAACCCGCGTCGGGACCGCGCCCACACCATCATCGAGGAGTGCATGCTGAAGGCGAACAAGGCGGTTACCCACGAGCTCATGTGGGGTCGGGGCGTCGAGGCGATGTACCGCGTCCACCCCCAACCGAGTCCCGACGAGTGGGACAAGGCGCTCCAGGAGATCCAGGAGCTCGACGGCGTCTCGATCCCCGGTGAGGCGTGGGACGACCCCCGAAAGGCGGTCAACGCCACCCTCGAGAGCGCCCCGGAACGACAGTTGGGCAAGATCCAGTGGGCGGTGATGAAGGTGATGCCGCGTGCGCGCTACATGAACGACCCCTTCGGCGGCCACCACGCGCTCAACTTCGAGATCTACGGACACTTCACGAGCCCCATCCGCCGACTCTCCGATCTGATCAACCACTGGATCGTCTACACCAACGACGTTCCGGAGGACCTGGTGGCGCTCTGCGATCGGGCGTCGGACCGCCAGAAGGCCGGCGAACAGTGCGAACGCGAGTACAAACAGTTCCTCGAGGAGGTGGGGCTCGATCCCAACGCAGTCAACAACCGCGGCCTCGAGATCGTAGAGGGGACGGAGACCGAGACGACGGAGGCGGAGATGGAGTAG
- a CDS encoding DUF7562 family protein: protein MWGPRKQGQRPVSCIACDADVERSDAREYDKYGDRWDREGKTFEHLCKGCYRELCHQPREELEGLLVEIDAGEHPQEEFLSWYCALVEERYGPVDAEERERER, encoded by the coding sequence ATGTGGGGCCCCCGCAAACAGGGCCAGCGGCCCGTGAGTTGTATCGCCTGTGACGCCGACGTCGAACGGTCGGACGCGCGCGAGTACGACAAGTACGGCGACCGGTGGGACCGGGAGGGGAAGACGTTCGAACACCTCTGTAAGGGCTGCTATCGCGAGCTCTGTCATCAGCCCCGCGAGGAACTCGAGGGGCTGCTCGTGGAGATCGACGCGGGCGAACACCCACAGGAGGAGTTCCTCTCGTGGTACTGTGCGCTGGTCGAGGAGCGCTACGGCCCCGTCGATGCCGAGGAACGCGAGCGCGAGCGGTAG